A region of Anopheles merus strain MAF chromosome 2R, AmerM5.1, whole genome shotgun sequence DNA encodes the following proteins:
- the LOC121591118 gene encoding phagocyte signaling-impaired protein, protein MQQEDLAYERKLRPIWESIEIGNYKKALQDVEKMLKKKPTLQCARALKAWAYQRLGRTEDSAPLIAALEEEQPIEATTLHALTLYYKETQRLDKICTLFSNAVRQVPGSEELLSQLFIAYMRIDDFKALQSVALQLYKLRPRNSYYFWAVMSVVLQALRGPDAHNAQKAQLLLVLAQRMVDKFIAENKLEGAQEAQLYLQILQEQHKYSEAYEFLQGALCQKLYPGAPVYLRIDLLKQLSKWGELNRLLKELLLQEQDRWDYYQDYINSTFELIRAGEKPDGADYTVEMCHEFLCDIIEAQPKKFRGPYLARLELNRRMVEQRYAEEQLFGKMSDMLAEYFELFADKPCCALDMKLFLEFVKPAHERRTLATKLMNGLGLSSATLPASKEQMQRHICTLQIARYSGAHAIVSEELLHAIYTSLSLHYEHGYNAYGQGLLVTDMGPSDAYALLAAQIMYERAYRMQRSEPAIEALCLLNHLLGNSVNNFHGKLLALQLYHRLGLTQAAQSAYETLDIKHIQLDSLGYLHCAQLANAGFPALAKATYEQTLYFFLNDIDANSEFPKALYNFGTFSKLVEIVDFRSRLANSYHFMLVTVETLLLMVVSSGGTLSQLLAAYRQTRRKPAEDRIRWDKLHDNRDLTIFVSWDPPSDEEEEEDVKKKDKPMDNGTGGEKEAPVVAAVTKPVGATLEERRERLQKRSYEQDYDLLRLRTGISKMLFSLVELHLSRTSVECSAAQQLRDDWVTVTADIRSKQHAPISGRYLVNLLPSRLHLYLSLPYERVFTQLADFALDLWKGYSIEQLTLAADKCSGDVTAIHETMKRAIETYHQSADLLWHWKMTHELVNGCIEMISLMVFLLAVCYDKYLHAPTSQAQPSAGKKVKKGPENSAPNTATTNASNDASSVVPERERLVLVTKVLRELKQTINAMDLLLASWKPPLVEDSLSAAIERMSLNPKCASTVQSTIAENALTEVRELRKLLKDKLKLMSKAI, encoded by the exons ATGCAGCAAGAGGATCTAGCGTACGAGCGGAAGTTGCGGCCAATCTGGG AATCGATTGAAATCGGTAACTACAAAAAGGCGCTGCAGGATGTCGAGAAGATGCTGAAGAAGAAACCCACCCTACAGTGTGCCCGTGCGCTGAAAGCCTGGGCGTACCAGCGGCTCGGCCGCACGGAGGACAGTGCGCCGCTGATCGCCGCGCTCGAGGAGGAGCAACCGATCGAGGCGACGACACTGCACGCGCTCACGCTGTACTACAAGGAAACGCAGCGGCTGGACAAGATCTGCACGCTGTTTAGCAACGCGGTGCGGCAGGTGCCGGGCAGCGAGGAGCTGCTGTCCCAGCTGTTCATCGCCTACATGCGCATCGACGACTTCAAGGCGCTGCAGTCGGTCGCGCTGCAGCTGTACAAGCTGCGGCCCCGCAACTCCTACTATTTCTGGGCCGTGATGAGTGTGGTGCTGCAAGCGCTCCGCGGCCCGGACGCGCACAATGCGCAAAAGGCGCAGCTACTGCTGGTGCTCGCCCAGCGCATGGTGGACAAGTTCATTGCGGAGAACAAGCTCGAGGGTGCGCAGGAGGCGCAGCTGTATCTGCAGATACTACAGGAGCAGCACAAGTACAGCGAGGCGTACGAGTTTCTGCAGGGTGCCTTATGCCAGAAGCTGTACCCGGGTGCGCCGGTTTATCTGAGGATCGATCTGCTCAAGCAGCTGAGCAAGTGGGGCGAGCTGAACCGACTGCTCAAGGAGCTGCTGCTACAGGA ACAAGACCGCTGGGATTACTATCAGGATTACATCAACTCTACGTTTGAGCTTATAAGGGCTGGCGAGAAACCGGACGGTGCTGATTACACGGTGGAAATGTGCCACGAATTCCTGTGCGAT ATTATCGAAGCGCAGCCGAAAAAGTTCCGCGGTCCATACCTGGCTCGGTTGGAGCTGAACCGCCGCATGGTGGAGCAGCGGTACGCCGAGGAACagctgtttggcaaaatgtccGATATGCTGGCGGAGTACTTCGAGCTGTTTGCGGACAAGCCGTGCTGTGCGCTCGATATGAAGCTGTTTCTCGAATTTGTCAAACCGGCCCACGAGCGGAGAACACTCGCTACCAAGCTCATGAACGGTCTGGGGCTCAGCTCAGCAACGCTACCGGCCAGT AAAGAGCAAATGCAACGACACATCTGTACGCTGCAGATCGCCCGGTACAGCGGGGCGCACGCGATCGTTAGCGAGGAGCTGCTGCACGCTATCTATACCTCGCTAAGCCTTCACTACGAGCACGGGTACAATGCGTACGGGCAGGGTCTGCTGGTGACGGACATGGGACCATCGGACGCGTACGCCTTGTTAGCTG CGCAAATTATGTACGAACGTGCCTATCGAATGCAACGCTCCGAGCCGGCCATCGAAGCGCTGTGTCTGCTGAACCACCTGCTGGGTAACAGCGTGAACAACTTCCACGGTAAGCTGTTGGCGCTGCAGCTGTACCACCGTCTCGGTCTCACGCAAGCCGCCCAAAGTGCCTACGAAACGCTCGACATTAAGCACATTCAGCTGGATTCGCTTGGCTACCTGCACTGTGCTCAACTGGCAAATGCCGGCTTCCCGGCACTGGCCAAGGCGACGTACGAGCAAACGCTCTACTTCTTCCTGAACGACATCGACGCCAACTCCGAGTTCCCGAAGGCGCTGTACAACTTTGGCACGTTCTCGAAGCTGGTTGAAATTGTCGACTTTCGCAGCAGGCTCGCGAACAGCTACCACTTTATGCTGGTAACGGTCGAAacgttgctgctgatggtggtcAGCTCTGGTGGCACGCTGTCCCAGCTGCTGGCGGCGTACAGGCAAACGCGCCGCAAACCGGCCGAGGATCGTATACGGTGGGACAAGCTGCACGATAATCGCGATCTTACGATCTTTGTCAGTTGGGATCCACCGagcgatgaggaggaggaggaggatgtaAAGAAGAAAGACAAGCCAATGGATAATGGCACCGGAGGGGAGAAGGAAGCGCCGGTAGTAGCAGCTGTAACGAAACCGGTCGGTGCTACGCTGGAGGAACGTCGGGAACGATTGCAAAAGCGCAGCTACGAGCAGGACTACGATCTGTTGCGGTTGCGCACCGGCATTTCGAAGATGCTGTTCTCGCTGGTGGAGCTCCATCTCAGTCGTACGTCGGTGGAGTGTTCAGCGGCGCAGCAGCTGCGCGACGACTGGGTGACGGTCACGGCCGACATCCGCAGCAAGCAGCACGCACCTATCAGCGGTCGCTATCTAGTCAATCTGTTGCCCTCGCGCCTTCACCTTTACCTGAGCCTGCCCTACGAGCGTGTCTTTACGCAGCTGGCCGACTTTGCGCTGGACTTGTGGAAGGGTTACAGCATCGAGCAGCTTACACTGGCGGCGGACAAGTGTTCCGGCGACGTAACGGCCATACACGAGACGATGAAGCGAGCTATCGAGACGTACCACCAGTCGGCCGATTTGCTGTGGCACTGGAAGATGACGCACGAGCTCGTAAACGGTTGTATCGAG ATGATCTCACTGATGGTATTCCTGCTGGCAGTCTGTTACGACAAGTACCTGCATGCCCCAACGTCCCAAGCACAACCAAGCGCCGGAAAGAAGGTGAAAAAGGGCCCCGAAAACAGTGCACCGAATACTGCCACAACCAATGCGAGCAACGATGCTTCTTCCGTCGTCCCGGAACGGGAGCGGCTCGTGCTGGTTACGAAGGTGCTGCGCGAGTTGAAGCAAACCATCAACGCCATGGATCTGCTGCTGG CATCCTGGAAGCCACCCTTAGTCGAGGACTCCCTGTCGGCCGCCATCGAGCGGATGTCACTGAATCCCAAGTGCGCCTCCACCGTACAGTCAACGATAGCGGAAAACGCCTTGACGGAGGTGCGGGAATTGCGCAAGCTGCTAAAGGACAAGCTAAAGCTGATGAGCAAAGCTATTTAA